One window of the Camelina sativa cultivar DH55 chromosome 1, Cs, whole genome shotgun sequence genome contains the following:
- the LOC104698937 gene encoding LOW QUALITY PROTEIN: MATH domain and coiled-coil domain-containing protein At2g42465 (The sequence of the model RefSeq protein was modified relative to this genomic sequence to represent the inferred CDS: inserted 2 bases in 1 codon; deleted 1 base in 1 codon; substituted 2 bases at 2 genomic stop codons), which produces MSKIAESKSKLSRSSXYYICEDSDNDEIVNINRFFIFHSQLDXAKRIFEKHPETASTFCLKSVFVKKTYFTALVDLIDMMKFLPQQHLFEFRLKEVENTTLDLEAPGFKLYWLIKKIEEIRVTKKKGQDRVAREMRELNQMILKKKEELLVLEEEMKKEPFDAMXEPEYFLLNCLNELTCDSSESITK; this is translated from the exons ATGTCAAAGATAGCAGAGAGTAAATCAAAACTTTCTCGTTCTAGCTAGTACTACATATGTGAGGATTCAGACAACGATGAAATCGTTAACATAAAcaggttttttattttccattccCAG TTAGATTGAGCGAAACGAATCTTCGAGAAACATCCAGAGACGGCATCAACTTTTTGTCTAAAGAGTGTATTTGTCAAAAAAACATACTTCACTGCTCTGGTAGACCTCATTGACATGATGAAATTTTTACCTCAACAACATCTCTTCGAATTCAgactaaaagaagtagaaaacaCAACTCTGGATCTTGAAGCCCCTGGTTTCAAGTTGTATTGGTTGATAAAGAAGATTGAGGAGATTCGTGTTACTAAGAAGAAAGGACAGGACCGTGTGGCTAGA GAGATGAGGGAACTAAACCAAATGATCCTGAAGAAAAAGGAGGAGTTGTTggttcttgaagaagaaatgaagaagGAGCCGTTTGATGCTAT TGAACCTGAATATTTTTTACTCAATTGTTTGAATGAACTCACATGTGATTCTAGTGAATCAATTACCAAATAA